The genomic stretch CACCGAGGTGGAGCGGCAGCTCGGGCAGCACGCGACGCTCGTGGACGCGGCCGAGCGCCCCAGCATCGAGGCCGCCATGGCCCAGGTGCGCGAGCTGGCCCAGGGCAAGGACGCCCAGGCCCTCAAGGACGCCATCCACGCCCTGGACGAGGCGTGCAAGCCCTTCGTCGAGCGCATCATGAACCAGGCCGTGACGCAGGTCGTCGCGGGCCATTCGGTCGAGGAGTTCTGACGTGCCCAAGGTCCATTTCAAGAGCCCCCTGGACGACGTCACCGTGGAAGTGTCGCCGGGGACCACGCTGCTGGACGCCGCCGAGAAGGCCGGCGCCCAGGTCGGCCACTCCTGTGGCGGCGTCTGCGCCTGCTCCACCTGCCACGTCTGGGTGCGCAAGGGCCTCGAGTCGCTCTCCGAGCAGCGGGACGAGGAGATGGACCGGCTGGACATGGGGTTCGACGTGCGCCCCTACTCCCGCCTGTCCTGCCAGAGCGAGGTCGGCCAGGCCGAGGTGCACGTGGAAATCACCGAGGAGTCCCTCTCGGCCTATATGGACGAGAACCCCGTCGTGCGCCGCCGCCTCGAGTCCGAGGGAAAATGGCCCTTGAAGAAGTAGGTTGAAACAACTGCTTGACGGGGACGGTTCAGGCATCTATACACCGCCCCCGTCGACGCAACGCACCGCCGAGACGCCGCAGCGATGCAGCAGCAGCCACCTGCCCAGGTGGTGGAATTGGTAGACACACTAGATTCAGGGTCTAGCGCCTGCAAGGGCATGGAGGTTCGAGTCCTCTCCTGGGCACTGAAGAAGGCCCCGACTGAAAAGTCGGGGCCTTTTTCTTTTTCCGCCCCTCACGCGGGGCTGTGTACCGGCTCCACGGCCTCGTGGGCCATGTGGCCCGCCGCCTCGCGCGCCAGGCTGCCGCCCCGGCGCAGGTCCTTGATGCGGATGCCGCGCACGCGCACGGACACGGCCCCCAGGGACACCTGGCTGAGCAGCGTGCCCAGGTGGGTGAGCGCCGCGAAGGCCGCGGCGTCCTCGGCCGACGCCCCCAGGCTGCGCGCCGCCCAGCTCGTGACGAAGTAGTAGATGCCCATGCCCGCCGGCACGCCCGGCAGGCTCTGGCCCAGGGCAATGGCCGCCAGGACGATGGTGCCGGCGAAGAGCCCCCCGGAGATGCCCAGGCCCCGCAGGGCCAGCCCGTAGGCCAGCGCGGGCGCCAGGACGGGCCCCACGGAGAAGAACAGCGCGCGGGCCATGCCCCGGAAGCTGCGCGCGGTGCCCAGGCCCTCGGACACGTGCCCCAGCAGGTGGCGCACCCGGGGCAGCCGGTTGCGCCTGCCCAGCGCCCGGGCGAGCGGCAGCGCGTAATGGGCCAGCAGCACCACCAGCACCACCAGGCCCACGCACGCGCCCACGGCGATGCGCAGCGGTCCGGAGAACTCCGCCATCTTCTCCCCGAAGGGCCCCAGGAAGGACAGGGCCACCAGCCCCATGAGCGCCGCGAACTCCAGCAGCTTGCACACCGCCACCGAGCCCAGGGCCTGGAGGAAGGGAATGCGCTGGGTGCGCGACAGGAGGAAGCAGCGGATGAACTCCCCCAGCTTCCCGGGCAGCGCGTTGTGGGTGAAGGCGCCGATGGCCACCAGGTGGTAGCGCTCGCGCAGCGGCACGGGCTTGCTCAGCGTCGTCTGCCACTGCACGGCCCGCAGGGGGAGGATGGACGCGGACAGCAGGAGGAAGGGGATGAGCCAGGGCAGGTGCCCGGGCAGATCCTCGATGAAGCCCTCCAGCGAGAAGCGTGGAATGAGCAGGGGGCCCGGTCCGAAATTCCACCGGAAGAAGGCGCTGGAGATGAGGAACACGGACAGCACCGCGCCCACCAACACCGCCAACACCTTCAGCAACGTGCGGCCCCCTGCCCCTTTCTTCATGACGCCGCGACCTCCACCAGCGACCGGCGCCCCTCTCGGTAGACGCTCGACAGCCGATCATGCAGTTGAGTGCAGTGGCTCATCGCGGACAGGTCCACCGGCAGCTCGCGCGGCCAGCAGATGACGCTGTTGGTCTCCGTGCGCGTGAGCCCTCCGTGCGAGCCGAACTCCCAGGCGAAGCCCACCGTGCCGCCCTTGGAGACCGCCTGGCCGAAGAGCACCAGATCGCCCGCGGTGGGCATGTGGGGCAGCTCGCGCAGGTAGTCCGCCACCGCGCGGCGCGAGAACTCCGAGGACAGGGGCGCGCTGTCGATTTCGTGCGCCTGGTACACCTGCCCCCCGATGATGGCCACCGCCTTGTCCCGGCGGCGCACCGCCACGATGCCCAGGTCCGGATGGCGGATGGCCCGGCCGAGCACCTCCGGGAAGCGCGCCACGAGCTGCGCGGCCTCCAGCGGCTCGCGCCGCCGCGTCAGGTACACGTGCGAGAAGTTGCCGGACTCGACCACCACCGGCTCCTCGGGCGCACTCAGGGACACCTGCGCGGGGAGCGGACGGCCGTCGAGCAGCGCCCGGCGCACGTCCTCGGACAGCGGCAGGGGCGCCCCCTCCAACAGGAGCTTCTCCAGGCGCTTGCCGGTGCGCCGCTCGATGGCGTCGCTGTCCACGTGGCCATGGTCCGTGAGGAAGACGATGTCGTAGCCGGGCTCCACCGTCCTGGACACGGCGTAGAGCTCGGCGAGGTAGGAATCCACGCGCCGCAGTTCCGTGAGCGCCTGCTCCGAGCGGGGACCGCGGCGGTGGGCCACCTCGTCGTAGTTGCCATAAACGAGGTAGATGGCGGGCACGCCCCGGATCATGTCCACCATGGCCTTGGTGTGGGCGAAGCTCCACCCGAGCCGCTGCAGGAAGACACGGCTGACGAGGTAGCTCTGCTCGTGGCGCCAGTCGCGCTGCATCCGCGCCCACCGGTACACCTCGCGGAAGGAGTTCCACGCGTCCTTGCCGAGCGAGCGCAGGTACGGCAGGGGCTTTTGCGTGCGCCCCGTCAGCACGCCCTCGAACTCGTACTTGAAGCTGCGCAGCATCGTCTTGTAGCTGGCCACCGTGCTCATGCACAGCCGGTTGCGGGCCTCGGCGCGGAAGAGCGCGAAGTAGGCATGGCCCCCCTCGGACAGCAGGCTCGTGCCCGAGCTGCGCCCCAGCCGCGACTCGATGGCGAGCGCGTCCACCGGGGTGTTCATCTGCACCTTGCGCCCCAGCTCCCGGTCGAACCAGCTATAGGCCGGCAGGTTGGGATGGCGGATGCCATAGAGCAGCCCCGCCTGGAAGAAGGGCGTGGAGGCGGGCGAGCCCCAGAAGGCATCATCCATGGCGTAGGCGCCCGAGGTGACGAGCCTGGAGAAGAACGGCATCTGTCCGGTGCGGACGGCGTCCTCCAGGTGAGCCTTGGGCACGCCATCCAGGTGGACGATGAGCAGCTTGCGTTGACGTGAATCCGACAAAGGGCCCAGCTTCGAGCCGACTCGGCGCACGTACTCGCGGGCCCACGTCTGCAATTGCGGGTTGATGACTTCGTTCACGGTTTCGTTTCCCCTCCCCGGCCGGAAAGATGTGCACGAAGGGAGCCACCAGCCGTGCGGACCGGGGTGCATTGAAAGCTCAGCCGCAGAGCAGCCAGACAGACAGGCCATGGCGAGCGGGTAATAGTCCCCATCACCCTGGGCATGGCACCTTGAGTTGGCATGCTTTCGACCGCGCTGCTGCTGACAACGCTGGCCACGGCCCCCGCTTCCGCAACCGCTTCCCCGCTCGAGGCGCCCGTCCAGAAGGAGAAGGGCGCGGACGCCATCGTGGTGCCCCTGGTGAGCTACAACTCCGACCTGGGCTTCACCTATGGCGGCGTGGCGGGCGCCTATCTGTACTCGCCGGGCTATGTGCCCTACCGGCATGCCATCGCCATCCAGGCGATGTTCACCAGCCGGGGACAGCAGAACCACTACCTGCGCTACGACGGGCCGCGGCTCATCGGGCCCATGCGCCTGGAGCTGCGCCTGGAGTACCGGCGCGAGCTGCTCAGCCCCTTCTACGGCGCGGGCAACGTGTCCGCGCAGGACTTCCGCGGCAACGAGAACCAGGAGCGCTTCAACTACAAGAAGGGCTCGCCCGGCGCGTGGATGCGCCTGCGCGGCCGGCCCCTCGGCGAGAGCCACCCCTTGCAGACGTACGTGGGCTACGCGTGGCGCTACACCGAGGTGTCCCCCTTCGAGTTCTCGGTGCTCAATGAGCTCAAGCCCGTGGGCATCGAGGGCGGGCCCACCGGCCAGGTGTCCGCGGGAGTGATGTGGGACACGCGAGACAACGAGTCGGATCCCGTGCGCGGCGGCGTGGAGGAGCTGAGCGTGCGCGTGTCGGGCACCGCCACGGGCAGCCGCTACCAGTACGGGGGCATCACGCTGAGCGAGAAGCGCTTCTGGCAGCTCGGCTCGAGGGTGGTGCTCGCCCAGCGGCTGACGCTGGACGCGCTGTTTGGCGAGGTGCCCTTCTTCGAGTGGGTGAACACGGGCGGCGTGAGCGTCTCGGAAGGCATTGGCGGCATGAGCAGCGTGCGCGGCATCGAGCGCAACCGGTTCGCGGGCAACGTCAAGGCGTTCTCCAACACGGAGCTGCGCGTGCGCGCCTTCGACTTCCAGCTCTTCGGCGCGCCGGTCTACACGGGCGGCGTGGCCTTCGTGGACGTGGGCCGCGTGTGGCACCCGGGCGTGACGGACGGCCCCTGGTGGATGTTGCATCCGGGCGTGGGGGCGGGCCTGCGCGTGGCCCGGCGCGCGGCCGTGGTGCGCTTCGACTGGGCCATGTCCCCGGAGACGCTCCGCCACCGCGTGTACATCAACTTCGGCCACATGTTCTGAACCCCGCCTCTCTCGAGACGGGGCGGTATCGGAAGAACAAGATTCGCAATGGGGGAGAAATCACCCGGAAACATGCGGCACCGACACTGGCGAGCGTCGAATCAACACCCCAGGAGGTAGCCCATGCGTCGGTCCATCCCCCTTCACACCGTGCTCGCC from Cystobacter ferrugineus encodes the following:
- a CDS encoding 2Fe-2S iron-sulfur cluster-binding protein, giving the protein MPKVHFKSPLDDVTVEVSPGTTLLDAAEKAGAQVGHSCGGVCACSTCHVWVRKGLESLSEQRDEEMDRLDMGFDVRPYSRLSCQSEVGQAEVHVEITEESLSAYMDENPVVRRRLESEGKWPLKK
- a CDS encoding lysylphosphatidylglycerol synthase transmembrane domain-containing protein, which translates into the protein MKKGAGGRTLLKVLAVLVGAVLSVFLISSAFFRWNFGPGPLLIPRFSLEGFIEDLPGHLPWLIPFLLLSASILPLRAVQWQTTLSKPVPLRERYHLVAIGAFTHNALPGKLGEFIRCFLLSRTQRIPFLQALGSVAVCKLLEFAALMGLVALSFLGPFGEKMAEFSGPLRIAVGACVGLVVLVVLLAHYALPLARALGRRNRLPRVRHLLGHVSEGLGTARSFRGMARALFFSVGPVLAPALAYGLALRGLGISGGLFAGTIVLAAIALGQSLPGVPAGMGIYYFVTSWAARSLGASAEDAAAFAALTHLGTLLSQVSLGAVSVRVRGIRIKDLRRGGSLAREAAGHMAHEAVEPVHSPA
- a CDS encoding alkaline phosphatase family protein, with the translated sequence MNEVINPQLQTWAREYVRRVGSKLGPLSDSRQRKLLIVHLDGVPKAHLEDAVRTGQMPFFSRLVTSGAYAMDDAFWGSPASTPFFQAGLLYGIRHPNLPAYSWFDRELGRKVQMNTPVDALAIESRLGRSSGTSLLSEGGHAYFALFRAEARNRLCMSTVASYKTMLRSFKYEFEGVLTGRTQKPLPYLRSLGKDAWNSFREVYRWARMQRDWRHEQSYLVSRVFLQRLGWSFAHTKAMVDMIRGVPAIYLVYGNYDEVAHRRGPRSEQALTELRRVDSYLAELYAVSRTVEPGYDIVFLTDHGHVDSDAIERRTGKRLEKLLLEGAPLPLSEDVRRALLDGRPLPAQVSLSAPEEPVVVESGNFSHVYLTRRREPLEAAQLVARFPEVLGRAIRHPDLGIVAVRRRDKAVAIIGGQVYQAHEIDSAPLSSEFSRRAVADYLRELPHMPTAGDLVLFGQAVSKGGTVGFAWEFGSHGGLTRTETNSVICWPRELPVDLSAMSHCTQLHDRLSSVYREGRRSLVEVAAS
- the omp85 gene encoding Omp85 family outer membrane protein, with the translated sequence MLSTALLLTTLATAPASATASPLEAPVQKEKGADAIVVPLVSYNSDLGFTYGGVAGAYLYSPGYVPYRHAIAIQAMFTSRGQQNHYLRYDGPRLIGPMRLELRLEYRRELLSPFYGAGNVSAQDFRGNENQERFNYKKGSPGAWMRLRGRPLGESHPLQTYVGYAWRYTEVSPFEFSVLNELKPVGIEGGPTGQVSAGVMWDTRDNESDPVRGGVEELSVRVSGTATGSRYQYGGITLSEKRFWQLGSRVVLAQRLTLDALFGEVPFFEWVNTGGVSVSEGIGGMSSVRGIERNRFAGNVKAFSNTELRVRAFDFQLFGAPVYTGGVAFVDVGRVWHPGVTDGPWWMLHPGVGAGLRVARRAAVVRFDWAMSPETLRHRVYINFGHMF